A region of the Ptychodera flava strain L36383 chromosome 22, AS_Pfla_20210202, whole genome shotgun sequence genome:
cgttCATATAcgtattgattttttaaacagtaagatcaaatatggctgcgtggcggcgattttgttacgattttctcatgccataactcagacatatttccaccagtatcattcaaagtttgtacaaggacattaacctatttCACACATgctcatcaatttgtttcacgtcatgtagcagtatcatgtcaattattgaagtttcataattaggctgatatatcaagaaatactgcatcaaatttcatgaaactttgtacagatgttaagctcacattgctttaacagtgaaaaagacatttatcagtgtcattttaattaatttgtaattgcatatgtaatgaactttcctaagtaGAGTGATATACCggtatccacaaatacaacatcaaatttgatgaaacttgatacagatgttgatctcatagtgttgtaaatactgcattaaactttatgaaatatggtaccggtgataatctataagtgttaggatagtatataaaatgttttgcaacatcctgtcaactaattcccggttgactcatttaatgacctttaggatagtggcctacattggttttatgttttcatcaccattcttggccattgagtgccatctttatcaaagtatttttatcacagacctaatgaagaggactctatcctctctgaggacctgtaatcaaagtaaccattaacaagtggggactgtgtcatcaacgatgacttgttgcttAAATATTATACTCTTCGTCAATGTTTTGGATTTCGCGTCCTCTTACTGTATAGCGAAACTTTCTGTACGATGAAACTTTCAGCTTACTGACAAATGTGTATAATAATATTTGCCACTAAAATGTTTGAAGGTATTGTCAGTGATTACACCACGTCTCAACAGGTCACAAAAAAGGTCGTCACAGCACTCAACGGAGCTTTACATGGAAGAGCACCGGCAAAAGGAGGAAAATATTCACACAGATCAGGCGGGGagcaaactttgaataaatggTCAACCATGCCCATAAAACAAAGTAATGATGCCCGTTATCTACTTCCCTTGTTTCAATACGAAGATGGGCCAAGTGGTCTATTTATACActtgtattatgcaataattgcCGCAATTTATCAAAATAGATCATTGGTTATACCATACCTGCACAAGCATCTAACACAGGCAACGGGACCTGAAGAACGAACTCTTGACGAGACGTTTGACACGGCAAAGCTGGGGGAAATTGTCAGTGTCAGTAGTTTCGACGAATTCAAAAGAGACTGTGGTACTCATTTCACACTTAAAAACATTACAGAAGGACCCTACCCGCAGCGATTCATCGATGAGTTTAAACTTGAAGAATACAACATTATAAAAGGAGAATGTGAACGTTACATAGGCGTTACCATGCCTAACGTGAATGAGGTTCCTCCTTTGCTTGAAAATGTCCTTGAAAGATTTAAGGCAATGTCACAAGTACGATGTCTTGGCTACATCACTCCCCGGCAACAGAAACTTCAAGAAGAAGAGATAGAGGAGAAGGTATCCAAAAATTTCATCCGAGCACCATACATTCGTAGGATGGCTAATGAAGTGATGGGGAAAATATGCGAGGGATCCTTTGCTGTGATGCACTGGAGGAACAAAAGTGCAGAGCcgtatgtatttgtatttctgtATACATCATAACTACTTTGATATGATTGCAAAGTAGACAGAATACGTAGAGCAcacattatgaaaaatcttgTCGTGCAGGTCACACAACGGGCAGTAGTTTTTTACATCTCAAACACCGAGgaacaaaatgcaaaataatttttagtGAAAGCATTATTTCGGTAAGAGTTTAAAGTCGTATGTCAGGCGTCATATTGTCTTGCAAGGAAATTTACTCagtagattacaatttcatcgGAAAACAAAATGCTATGTAActtccataatcctcttacacactagaacaaacttgatccccgGAATTAAGTCCCCTATCTTTAAATATTAGAATTGGAGCTTGAAATGGAGGCAGACAGATGGGACACACGAAGATTGATTtgtaatttaaatattgttatgttTGCATCAGTGATCAGTGCACTAATAAAAATGTGCATAAATATGTTCTAGCTGTAGGCCTGGCATGGAAACGCCTGAATGTACGGAAGATGTGAAGGAAGGCCTGGCTTACTTGTCAGAGGAAGTTGATACAATTATAGATCTCGTTTGGCAGGCACTTCAAGAACACAACATGTCGTGCCTGTATGTCTGTACTGCTCCATACGAACAGGTACGATGATAGTTTCCAAGATGTTGAGGGTTTAACTTTGAATGACGATGAAATACAAAATCAAGTAAACCATCTTGCTCTCATTGCGCAGCGTTAGTATTaatcaatatttatattattgatgataggaaatatacatatttcgaAATAAGAATGTAAATGCGACAGTATCTCGTAAAGAGTCGTGTATTTGTAGTTGTAAAAATGGCAAGAATAAGATACAAAATATTTGACTAAGGCATGCTTTCATTTCAGAAAATGGTTGATCATCTTAAGAAATCAAAATTTGTCCACACATTAGAAGATGCACTAAGGATATCTGATGAGCTCATGACGTACAAAGATGACAATTATGTTCTGTCCTTAGTTGAACAGGAGATCGCTGAAAGTAGGTGCACGAAAATCACAACATACATCGACAAGACGTTATTCTTTTGACTTGCGTCTTTCTTATAGattctgactgtctgtctgtctgtctctgtctgtctgtctgtctgtgtgtatgtatgtacatatgtatgtatgtatgtgaaagAAGATAACGTCACCATATGAATTCAAAGTTTAAAGAAAAGATTGATCAGAGGTAGTCAGGAACATGGTATTCAGAACAGAAAAATGAACGTGACTTACAAACACCTCATTCATTGAATATAGTTGATCGATAGCTAATTCAATTAGATACTGATCGATAACACTACCCAGCCTCTTCTCTATATTTATAGCAGCATTATTGGTGGTAAAGAAAGTTTCTAATGTTAGCTTAAGTGATATTATCATCGTGTCTGGTGATAGAGATTAACTCGAATAAAGATGTACAGCAGTCTCCTAGATTAATGAATTGCATGTGATATTAAACTGCCAGAGCAATGTCAGGAgagtcaaacaaaataaaattaaacaaacattTATCTGATTCCAAAACCACCATTCAgtaggtttttgaaaatttttgcatgcttGAAATGCGATTTCCTTAAAATGCCTTTTTGAAAAAGTTATTCGTAATTTTATTACCATAGTTCGCGCAATGGACCACCAAGGCCGGTCACAAGTCGCTTACAGATATGCATCCGTTACTacagtagaataagaacttttTCCATAGCCATATGGTCGCTGCCATGGCAATCACAACGCTTGTGAGTGCGTCATCAAACGTCAGGGACCTAGCTTGAATATGTTTTATTTGATCAATATTTGAAAgcgataaaattttaaaattactcaGATAACTTTGAAGTTTCTCACTAAATTAAAAGTAATCAATATTTTCTTTCGGAATAAAAACACAACATCGTTCAATAACAGCTGTGCCTTTTAAAGGGGAAAAAGATTCTAAAAGTTGGCGACGCTAATGTATTTCTAGTGTTGTCGATCATAGACAGTTAATCCAGTGTGAATCAAGCTACATGTAACATAAGATCAGGCGATTTACAGAAGAGTTCATTCGTATAGCACCTAACAAAGTGGCTGACAGATATACTTCTCTTACAGGAACACCACTCTTTATTTCATCGATTGGATCTCAATGGTCTCGCTTTGTAAATTTTGCTAGGAATAGAAATAAGAAGGCAACCATCCAGCTGATTCGTATGCCGGGGATACCAAGTCATCTTTTGTCTTACAGGTATCTACTATAATCAGTTTCAAATCTTAAGAGGAAAATGGTTCCTGAGGATGTTATCGAACTTTTTTCAGCATTGAGGGACAATAACAATAAAGTGTTAATATTATCAGAAGAGAATACTTGAACGatttaaatttaatattccTAAGTggtatttcatttttcatcatgtCAATTATGCAGGAGTACttcagtattgtaaatttgtttaccaacaaaatgGCAACAGCCTGCCTTACAATCTGTATCTGAACGACACACAATAATGTTCAATCTTGCATGTTTGCAGATTGAAGTTGTTAAGGATGTTAATCGAGAACAATGAATCTGTATATTTATTCCATGTTaactttatatttttgaaataaagtcGCTGGTCGTTGATTAAATAATGCCACTTTTGGGGGAAATATACACGCAGATGCTGAATTATTTAATttcatgtttgcaatttttttattcaggtGACTTAATTTACTAAAATCGAGAAAGTGTTGTACATAAACTTGTCAAGAATAATTCACGGCAATGCATCAACGCCATGTTATCattcacaaaaagttaaaaTCTTTGAAGCTGGTAATTGGTGATATTAGTTCACCAAGTAAAGACTGTACTTCGTATATGAACATGACCGCAATCAAA
Encoded here:
- the LOC139123167 gene encoding uncharacterized protein isoform X1; amino-acid sequence: MQYASPKFNDMPGYLNRIYRRYCDVIINPSLLLCRMAIKGSISRWYFLFYSMCGVTVLVLMALYNFSGMCYPLYTSNGKMIGYRQKADTSGDFSPLFIASKYVNIGEQHQIIGRRQSYQPKVTKKVVTALNGALHGRAPAKGGKYSHRSGGEQTLNKWSTMPIKQSNDARYLLPLFQYEDGPSGLFIHLYYAIIAAIYQNRSLVIPYLHKHLTQATGPEERTLDETFDTAKLGEIVSVSSFDEFKRDCGTHFTLKNITEGPYPQRFIDEFKLEEYNIIKGECERYIGVTMPNVNEVPPLLENVLERFKAMSQVRCLGYITPRQQKLQEEEIEEKVSKNFIRAPYIRRMANEVMGKICEGSFAVMHWRNKSAEPCRPGMETPECTEDVKEGLAYLSEEVDTIIDLVWQALQEHNMSCLYVCTAPYEQKMVDHLKKSKFVHTLEDALRISDELMTYKDDNYVLSLVEQEIAERTPLFISSIGSQWSRFVNFARNRNKKATIQLIRMPGIPSHLLSYRYLL
- the LOC139123167 gene encoding uncharacterized protein isoform X2 — its product is MQYASPKFNDMPGYLNRIYRRYCDVIINPSLLLCRMAIKGSISRWYFLFYSMCGVTVLVLMALYNFSGMCYPLYTSNGKMIGYRQNADTFGDFSPPFIANKYVKIGVQHQITGRDQSHQPKVTKKVVTALNGALHGRAPAKGGKYSHRSGGEQTLNKWSTMPIKQSNDARYLLPLFQYEDGPSGLFIHLYYAIIAAIYQNRSLVIPYLHKHLTQATGPEERTLDETFDTAKLGEIVSVSSFDEFKRDCGTHFTLKNITEGPYPQRFIDEFKLEEYNIIKGECERYIGVTMPNVNEVPPLLENVLERFKAMSQVRCLGYITPRQQKLQEEEIEEKVSKNFIRAPYIRRMANEVMGKICEGSFAVMHWRNKSAEPCRPGMETPECTEDVKEGLAYLSEEVDTIIDLVWQALQEHNMSCLYVCTAPYEQKMVDHLKKSKFVHTLEDALRISDELMTYKDDNYVLSLVEQEIAERTPLFISSIGSQWSRFVNFARNRNKKATIQLIRMPGIPSHLLSYRYLL